Proteins found in one Roseovarius pelagicus genomic segment:
- a CDS encoding lytic transglycosylase domain-containing protein, translated as MNKVISAALAICLTTATAAQADILSTKSRVKQFKSQTSVLDNRAANQYKASVRLQPKKINTPTKWGDGIGKAYDGRYRGQYLKLAKAAARRHSVPEDLFLRLIQQESNWKPTALSHKGAIGLAQLMPGTASVLRVDPHDPKQNLEGGARYLAQQYREFGSWRLALAAYNAGPAAVKKYGDVPPYKETKNYVKVIWGS; from the coding sequence ATGAATAAAGTCATTTCCGCCGCGTTGGCGATTTGCCTGACCACAGCGACGGCTGCTCAGGCTGATATTCTGTCGACCAAGAGCCGTGTAAAGCAATTCAAGTCGCAAACCAGTGTCTTGGATAATCGCGCGGCCAATCAATACAAAGCGTCCGTTCGTCTACAGCCTAAGAAAATCAATACCCCTACCAAATGGGGCGATGGCATTGGCAAGGCTTATGACGGACGGTATCGGGGCCAGTATTTGAAGTTGGCCAAGGCAGCTGCGCGACGTCACTCTGTGCCAGAGGACCTGTTTTTGCGGCTGATCCAGCAGGAATCAAACTGGAAACCCACCGCTCTGTCACACAAGGGCGCGATCGGTCTTGCACAGCTGATGCCGGGCACGGCCTCCGTGTTGCGGGTCGATCCCCATGATCCCAAGCAGAACCTTGAGGGCGGCGCACGATATCTGGCGCAGCAATATCGTGAATTTGGATCATGGCGGCTGGCGTTAGCGGCCTATAACGCGGGTCCCGCAGCGGTCAAAAAATACGGCGATGTGCCACCCTACAAGGA